The following are encoded together in the Kribbella voronezhensis genome:
- a CDS encoding 2-phosphosulfolactate phosphatase codes for MTSPYSQYGYRVGFDWGPVGAATVRGDLVAVVDVLSFTTAVTVAADKGIQVLPYRWRDESAATFAKEHRAALAVGRGQAGADGISLSPVTIRRAENVRRLVLPSPNGSTISQQLSDSGSTVLAVSLRNAAAAAAYVATELARNSSLTAVAIAAGERWTDGSLRPAVEDLWGAGAFLSALADSRVGPLSPEARAAAAAYREVAAELPGLLYESAGGRELTAYGFAEDVGIAGEVGASLSVPVLRDGVFRVD; via the coding sequence GTGACCAGCCCCTATTCGCAGTACGGGTATCGCGTCGGCTTCGACTGGGGTCCGGTCGGGGCGGCCACGGTCCGCGGTGACCTGGTCGCAGTGGTGGACGTTCTGTCGTTCACCACTGCGGTGACGGTTGCTGCGGACAAAGGCATTCAGGTGCTGCCTTATCGCTGGCGGGATGAATCGGCCGCAACCTTCGCCAAGGAGCACCGAGCTGCCCTGGCGGTCGGCCGGGGGCAGGCGGGTGCCGACGGCATCAGCCTGTCGCCGGTGACGATCCGGCGGGCCGAGAACGTCCGGCGGCTCGTACTGCCGTCCCCCAACGGCTCGACGATCTCTCAGCAACTCTCGGACAGCGGATCGACCGTGCTCGCCGTCTCTCTCCGCAACGCGGCAGCCGCGGCGGCGTACGTCGCGACCGAACTGGCGAGAAACTCATCGCTGACAGCCGTCGCCATCGCCGCGGGGGAGAGATGGACGGACGGTTCGCTGCGTCCTGCAGTGGAAGACCTTTGGGGTGCAGGGGCATTCCTGTCCGCACTGGCTGACAGCCGCGTTGGTCCGCTATCTCCGGAGGCAAGAGCGGCCGCGGCCGCGTACAGAGAGGTCGCCGCTGAGCTACCGGGCCTGCTGTACGAGAGCGCCGGCGGACGGGAGCTCACGGCGTACGGATTCGCCGAAGACGTCGGGATCGCGGGTGAGGTCGGCGCCAGTCTGTCCGTGCCGGTACTGCGCGATGGCGTGTTCCGAGTAGACTGA
- a CDS encoding MFS transporter, translated as MPVVSGRIRTPERQQSGYSAALQTPGAWKFYLAAAPARIGIAMTGLGIVWLVHGSTGSYAVAGTVTGGFAVAEAIGGPQVARLIDRYGQSRMLPVTLLLHASAVALLILLTLSAAPLWMLVLAGVLAGGSLPQIGAQTAARWSHALRGDPVISSAFALESLGTGMAFLVGPALIGTVSALVSPVAGSVLATGLVLAGGFALAAQRSTAPPSAAADSQASSERLLRKGFLAMVGTNVGVGLFFGSMQVSVTAFAVDRGSASLAGPLYSITSLISLIAGVAYGARRWRLPAPTQLVLAMTILAVTCVPLLAVNSPLALALALALPGLALAPIQVLSAVLTEAEVEPAVLTQAFTWLNSGSAAGIALGAAIAGRAVDTHGPHLGFAQALAATLFATAMAVVVRRTTGR; from the coding sequence GTGCCGGTTGTCTCCGGACGGATCCGCACGCCCGAAAGGCAGCAGAGCGGCTACAGCGCAGCCCTGCAGACGCCCGGAGCGTGGAAGTTCTATCTAGCCGCTGCGCCCGCGCGCATCGGCATCGCCATGACCGGCCTCGGCATCGTCTGGCTCGTCCACGGTTCAACCGGCTCGTACGCCGTCGCCGGTACCGTGACGGGCGGCTTTGCCGTGGCCGAAGCAATCGGTGGGCCGCAGGTGGCCCGGCTGATCGACCGGTACGGCCAGAGCCGGATGCTGCCGGTCACCTTGTTGCTGCACGCATCTGCCGTCGCGCTGTTGATTCTGCTGACTCTGTCCGCTGCCCCACTGTGGATGCTCGTGCTGGCCGGAGTACTGGCAGGCGGGTCGTTGCCGCAGATCGGTGCGCAGACAGCAGCCCGTTGGTCCCATGCACTGCGCGGTGATCCAGTCATCTCATCGGCGTTCGCGCTGGAATCACTGGGAACCGGTATGGCCTTCCTGGTCGGCCCAGCACTGATCGGAACGGTCAGTGCTTTGGTATCTCCAGTGGCAGGCTCTGTGCTGGCTACAGGGTTGGTGCTGGCCGGTGGCTTCGCGCTCGCCGCACAACGCAGTACTGCGCCGCCGTCGGCCGCAGCGGATTCTCAAGCGAGCTCGGAACGCCTGCTGCGCAAGGGATTCCTCGCCATGGTCGGTACGAACGTCGGCGTCGGTCTGTTCTTCGGGAGCATGCAGGTCTCGGTCACGGCGTTCGCTGTCGACAGAGGGTCCGCGTCTCTGGCGGGACCGCTCTACAGCATCACCAGTCTGATCAGCCTGATCGCCGGTGTCGCCTACGGAGCAAGGCGATGGCGGCTCCCTGCGCCGACCCAACTCGTCCTCGCCATGACGATCCTGGCCGTCACCTGCGTGCCCTTGCTGGCTGTGAACAGTCCACTCGCTCTCGCCTTGGCGCTGGCCCTTCCCGGTCTCGCACTCGCTCCGATCCAGGTGCTCTCCGCAGTACTGACGGAAGCTGAGGTAGAGCCCGCAGTACTCACCCAGGCCTTTACCTGGCTCAACTCCGGTAGTGCCGCAGGCATCGCTCTCGGCGCTGCCATCGCCGGACGAGCCGTCGACACCCACGGCCCGCATCTGGGCTTCGCGCAAGCCCTGGCGGCAACCCTCTTCGCCACCGCGATGGCCGTGGTCGTTCGGAGAACTACCGGTAGGTGA
- a CDS encoding AraC family transcriptional regulator: protein MPSEPTHSEKGILHPREQARHRNLSRLAAGPGIDRFVEWYWIVEWDLPEPYVAEVLPFPSVNLTFEEPGGAFVNGVCTTKFERELVGRGRCFGVKFWAGGFGAVTGLDVGSFRDQVLPLREVFDDADRLADLVFAEDSDVRRRAVVEAFLSDHLVVEDPQYELVRAVIAAMSVDRTLTRVDQVTERFDLPIRKLQRLFRRYVGVGPKWVLRRYRLHDGADLLARGESAELADLAIALGYFDQAHFSHEFKEQIGLTPADYAARAQAERQITYR from the coding sequence GTGCCGAGCGAGCCGACCCACAGCGAGAAGGGCATCCTGCATCCACGGGAGCAGGCCCGGCACCGAAACCTGTCCAGGCTCGCCGCCGGGCCGGGCATCGACCGGTTCGTCGAGTGGTACTGGATCGTCGAGTGGGACCTGCCCGAGCCGTACGTCGCGGAGGTGCTGCCCTTCCCGAGCGTGAACCTCACCTTCGAGGAGCCCGGTGGCGCGTTCGTGAACGGTGTCTGCACGACCAAGTTCGAGCGTGAGCTGGTCGGCCGCGGCCGGTGCTTCGGAGTGAAGTTCTGGGCCGGCGGGTTCGGTGCGGTGACGGGGCTCGACGTCGGCTCGTTCCGCGACCAGGTGCTGCCGCTGCGCGAGGTCTTCGACGACGCCGACCGGCTGGCCGACCTGGTCTTCGCCGAGGATTCCGACGTACGCCGGCGTGCGGTGGTCGAGGCGTTCCTGTCCGATCATCTGGTGGTGGAAGACCCGCAGTACGAGCTGGTCCGGGCCGTCATCGCGGCGATGAGTGTGGACCGCACGCTGACCCGGGTCGACCAGGTGACCGAGCGGTTCGACCTGCCGATCCGCAAACTGCAGCGCCTCTTCCGCCGCTACGTCGGCGTGGGTCCGAAGTGGGTGCTCCGCCGGTACCGCCTGCACGACGGCGCAGACCTGCTCGCCCGCGGTGAGTCCGCGGAGCTGGCCGACCTCGCCATCGCGCTCGGCTACTTCGACCAGGCCCACTTCTCCCACGAGTTCAAGGAACAGATCGGCCTGACCCCGGCGGACTACGCCGCCCGGGCCCAGGCCGAACGCCAGATCACCTACCGGTAG